TCGAGGCGATGGCGATGATCGTGCGCGGCTTCGTCGAGCCGATCGCGAAGGAACTGCCCATGGAGTACGCCCTGGAGCTCAACCGGCTGATCGAGCTGCAGATGGAAGGCGCGGTCGGCTAAGGCCTGCCCTCCATCACCAGCTAGCGAAATCTGACGTAGGAAAGAGAGCAGACCGACAGCCATGGCTGAGGCTCAGAACATCCCCGTGGGGTCCACCACCGCGGGCCAGATCGCGGTGGCCGCAGAGTCGACCGTCGCCACGCGCATGAGCGCGCCCCCGTCCTTCGACGTGGCGGACTTCCCCGTGCCGCACGGCCGCGAGGAGGAGTGGCGGTTCACCCCGCTGGAGCGCCTGCGCGGGCTGCACGACGGCACCGCCGTCGCCACCGGCCCCGGTGTGAAGGTCGACGTCCACGTGCCCGACGGCGTCGTCGAGGAGCTCGTCGGCCGTGACGACCCGCGCCTCGGCAAGGCCGGCACCCCCGTGGACCGCGTCGCCGCCCAGGCGTACTCGGCCTTCGAGCGGGCCGGAGTCGTCTCCGTCCCCAAGGAGACGGTCCTCACCGAGCCGATCCGCATCGCCGTGCACGGCGAGGGCGGCGTGGCCTACGGTCACCAGCTCATCGAGCTGGGCAACTTCGCCGAGGCCGTCGTGGTCATCGACCACACGGGCGACGCGGTGATGGCCGCCAACGTCGACTTCGTCCTCGGTGACGGCGCCAAGCTGACCGTCGTCTCCGTCCAGGACTGGGACGACACGGCCGTCCACGTGGCCCAGCACAACGCCCTCATCGGCCGGGACGCGAGCTTCAAGTCGGTCGTGGTGACCTTCGGCGGCGACGTCGTCCGCCTCCACCCCCGTGTCTCCTACGCCGGAACCGGCGGCGAGGCCGAGCTGTTCGGGCTCTACTTCACCGACAAGGGGCAGCACCAGGAGCACCGCCTCCTGGTCGACCACAACACCCCGCACTGCAAGTCGAACGTGGTCTACAAGGGCGCGCTCCAGGGCGACGGCGCCCACGCGGTCTGGGTCGGCGACGTGCTGATCGAGGCCAAGGCCGAGGGCACCGACACCTACGAGATGAACCGGAACCTGGTCCTCACGGACGGCGCCCGGGTCGACTCGGTGCCGAACCTGGAGATCGAGACCGGCGAGATCGTCGGCGCCGGACACGCCTCGGCGACCGGCCGCTTCGACGACGAGCAGCTCTTCTACCTGATGGCCCGCGGCATCCCGGCCGACGAGGCCCGCCGCCTCGTCGTCCGCGGCTTCTTCGCCGAGCTGGTCCAGCAGATCGGTGTGGACGACATCCAGGAACGCCTTCTCGCGAAGATCGACGAGGAGCTGGAGACCGTGTCTGGATCGGGTCGATGACCACCTACGTACGCGCCTGCGGGCTGAGCGAGCTGGAGGAGGACACCCCGAAGCGGGTGGAACTCGACGGCACGCCGGTCTCGGTCGTGCGGACCGAGGGCGAGGTGTTCGCCATCCACGACATCTGCTCCCACGCGAACGTCTCGCTCTCCGAGGGCGAGGTGGAGGACTGTCAGATCGAGTGCTGGCTGCACGGCTCCGCGTTCGACCTCAGAACCGGCAAGCCGTCCGGCCTACCCGCGACGCGCCCCGTCCCCGTTTACCCCGTAAAGATCGAAGGGGACGACGTGCTCGTCTCCCTCACCCAGGAGTCCTGAGGCACCCATGGCAACGCTTGAAATCCGAGACCTGCACGTCACCGTCGAGGCCGACAACGCCACGAAGGAGATCCTCAAGGGCGTCGACCTCACCGTGAAGCAGGGCGAGACGCACGCCATCATGGGCCCCAACGGCTCCGGCAAGTCGACCCTCGCCTACTCCCTCGCGGGTCACCCGAAGTACACGATCACCGGCGGCACCGTGCTGCTCGACGGCGAGGACGTCCTGGAGATGTCCGTCGACGAGCGCGCCCGCGCGGGCCTGTTCCTGGCGATGCAGTACCCGGTCGAGGTCCCGGGCGTGTCCGTGTCGAACTTCCTGCGGACCTCCGCCACCGCCATCCGCGGCGAGGCCCCCAAGCTGCGCACCTGGGTGAAGGAGGTCAAGGAGGCCATGCAGCGCCTCAACATGGACCCCGCCTTCGCCGAGCGCAACGTCAACGAGGGCTTCTCCGGCGGTGAGAAGAAGCGACACGAGATCCTCCAGCTGGAGCTGCTCCGGCCGAAGGTCGCGATCCTCGACGAGACGGACTCCGGTCTGGACGTCGACGCGCTCCGGGTCGTCTCCGAGGGCGTCAACCGCGTCCGCGAGACCGGCGAGGTCGGCACCCTGCTGATCACGCACTACACGCGCATCCTGCGCTACATCAAGCCCGACCACGTGCATGTCTTCGCGAACGGCAAGATCGTGGAGTCGGGCGGCCCCGAGCTCGCCGACAAGCTGGAGAACGAGGGCTACGAGGCATACACGAAGGGTGGCGCATCCGCGTGACACAGCTGCCGGGCCTCCTCGACACCGAGGCGATCCGCAAGGACTTCCCCATCCTGGACCGTCAGGTCCACGACGGCCGGAAGCTCGTGTACCTGGACAACGCGGCGACCTCGCAGAAGCCGCGCCAGGTGCTGGACGCCCTGAGCGAGTACTACGAGCGCTACAACGCCAACGTCCACCGCGGTGTGCATGTGCTCGCCGAGGAGGCCACGGCGCTGTACGAGGGCGCGCGCGACAAGGTCGCGTCCTTCATCAACGCGCCCAGCCGCGACGAGGTGATCTTCACCAAGAACGCCTCCGAGTCGCTGAACCTCGTGGCGAACATGCTGGGCTGGGCCGACGAGCCCTACCGGGTGGACGCCGAGACCGAGATCGTCATCACCGAGATGGAGCACCACTCCAACATCGTGCCGTGGCAGCTGCTCTCGCAGCGCACGGGCGCGAAGCTGAAGTGGTTCGGGCTGACCGACGACGGCCGGCTCGACCTGTCCAACATCGACGAGGTCATCACGGAGAAGACGAAGATCGTCTCCTTCGTCCTGGTGTCCAACATCCTCGGCACGGTCAACCCCGTCGAGGCGATAGTGCGCCGGGCACAGGAGGTCGGTGCCCTGGTCTGCATCGACGCCTCCCAGGCCGCGCCGCACATGCCGCTGGACGTACAGGCGCTCCAGGCCGACTTCGTGGCCTTCACCGGCCACAAGATGTGCGGCCCGACGGGCATCGGCGTGCTCTGGGGCCGCCAGGAGCTTCTGGAGGACCTGCCCCCGTTCCTCGGCGGCGGCGAGATGATCGAGACGGTGTCGATGCACTCGTCGACGTACGCTCCCGCCCCGCACAAGTTCGAGGCGGGCACCCCGCCGATCGCGCAGGCGGTCGGCCTCGGCGCGGCGATCGACTACCTGAACTCCATCGGCATGGACAAGATCCTCGCCCATGAGCACGCGATCACCGAGTACGCGGTGAAGCGGCTGACGGAGGTACCGGACCTCAGGATCATCGGCCCCGCCACGGCCGAGGACCGGGGCGCGGCGATCTCCTTCACCCTCGGCGACATCCACCCGCACGACGTGGGCCAGGTCCTCGACGAGCAGGGCATCGCGGTCCGGGTCGGCCACCACTGCGCCCGCCCCGTCTGCCTGCGGTACGGAATTCCCGCGACCACCCGAGCGTCGTTCTATCTGTACTCCACGCCGGCCGAGATCGATGCCCTGGTCGACGGCCTGGAGCACGTACGGAACTTCTTCGGCTGAGGGGACGAGCGATCGCATGAAGCTGGACTCGATGTACCAGGAAGTCATCCTGGACCACTACAAGCACCCCCACGGGCGGGGCTTGCGGGACGGTGACGCCGAGGTACACCACGTGAACCCGACGTGCGGCGACGAGATCACCCTGCGAGTGAAGTACGACGGCACGACCATCGCGGACGTGTCGTACGAGGGCCAGGGCTGCTCGATCAGCCAGGCCTCGGCCTCCGTGCTGAACGACCTCCTCGTCGGCAAGGACCTCGCGGACGCGCGGAAGATCCAGGAGACCTTCCTGGAGCTGATGCAGTCCAAGGGGAAGATCGAGCCGGACGACGCGATGGAGGAGGTGCTGGAGGACGCGGTCGCGTTCGCCGGTGTCTCCAAGTACCCCGCCCGGGTCAAGTGCGCCCTCCTCAGCTGGATGGCGTGGAAGGACGCGACGGCCCAGGCGCTGGGCGCCGACGCCGACGTCGAAAGGAAGACGGCATGAGCGAGACCCTGGAGATGAAGCCGGCCTCCGAGGAGGAGGTCCGCGAGGCCCTGTACGACGTCGTGGACCCCGAGTTGGGCATCGATGTCGTCAACCTGGGCCTGATCTACGGCATCCACATCGACGACGCGAACATCGCGACGATCGACATGACCCTGACCTCGGCGGCCTGTCCGCTGACGGACGTCATCGAGGACCAGGCCAAGTCCGCCACGGACGGCCTCGTCAACGAACTCCGTATCAACTGGGTCTGGATGCCCCCGTGGGGCCCCGACAAGATCACCGACGACGGTCGTGA
The DNA window shown above is from Streptomyces akebiae and carries:
- the sufD gene encoding Fe-S cluster assembly protein SufD encodes the protein MAEAQNIPVGSTTAGQIAVAAESTVATRMSAPPSFDVADFPVPHGREEEWRFTPLERLRGLHDGTAVATGPGVKVDVHVPDGVVEELVGRDDPRLGKAGTPVDRVAAQAYSAFERAGVVSVPKETVLTEPIRIAVHGEGGVAYGHQLIELGNFAEAVVVIDHTGDAVMAANVDFVLGDGAKLTVVSVQDWDDTAVHVAQHNALIGRDASFKSVVVTFGGDVVRLHPRVSYAGTGGEAELFGLYFTDKGQHQEHRLLVDHNTPHCKSNVVYKGALQGDGAHAVWVGDVLIEAKAEGTDTYEMNRNLVLTDGARVDSVPNLEIETGEIVGAGHASATGRFDDEQLFYLMARGIPADEARRLVVRGFFAELVQQIGVDDIQERLLAKIDEELETVSGSGR
- a CDS encoding non-heme iron oxygenase ferredoxin subunit, which codes for MTTYVRACGLSELEEDTPKRVELDGTPVSVVRTEGEVFAIHDICSHANVSLSEGEVEDCQIECWLHGSAFDLRTGKPSGLPATRPVPVYPVKIEGDDVLVSLTQES
- the sufC gene encoding Fe-S cluster assembly ATPase SufC; the protein is MATLEIRDLHVTVEADNATKEILKGVDLTVKQGETHAIMGPNGSGKSTLAYSLAGHPKYTITGGTVLLDGEDVLEMSVDERARAGLFLAMQYPVEVPGVSVSNFLRTSATAIRGEAPKLRTWVKEVKEAMQRLNMDPAFAERNVNEGFSGGEKKRHEILQLELLRPKVAILDETDSGLDVDALRVVSEGVNRVRETGEVGTLLITHYTRILRYIKPDHVHVFANGKIVESGGPELADKLENEGYEAYTKGGASA
- a CDS encoding cysteine desulfurase → MTQLPGLLDTEAIRKDFPILDRQVHDGRKLVYLDNAATSQKPRQVLDALSEYYERYNANVHRGVHVLAEEATALYEGARDKVASFINAPSRDEVIFTKNASESLNLVANMLGWADEPYRVDAETEIVITEMEHHSNIVPWQLLSQRTGAKLKWFGLTDDGRLDLSNIDEVITEKTKIVSFVLVSNILGTVNPVEAIVRRAQEVGALVCIDASQAAPHMPLDVQALQADFVAFTGHKMCGPTGIGVLWGRQELLEDLPPFLGGGEMIETVSMHSSTYAPAPHKFEAGTPPIAQAVGLGAAIDYLNSIGMDKILAHEHAITEYAVKRLTEVPDLRIIGPATAEDRGAAISFTLGDIHPHDVGQVLDEQGIAVRVGHHCARPVCLRYGIPATTRASFYLYSTPAEIDALVDGLEHVRNFFG
- the sufU gene encoding Fe-S cluster assembly sulfur transfer protein SufU, which codes for MKLDSMYQEVILDHYKHPHGRGLRDGDAEVHHVNPTCGDEITLRVKYDGTTIADVSYEGQGCSISQASASVLNDLLVGKDLADARKIQETFLELMQSKGKIEPDDAMEEVLEDAVAFAGVSKYPARVKCALLSWMAWKDATAQALGADADVERKTA
- a CDS encoding metal-sulfur cluster assembly factor, whose translation is MSETLEMKPASEEEVREALYDVVDPELGIDVVNLGLIYGIHIDDANIATIDMTLTSAACPLTDVIEDQAKSATDGLVNELRINWVWMPPWGPDKITDDGREQLRALGFNV